One genomic segment of Bombus vancouverensis nearcticus chromosome 11, iyBomVanc1_principal, whole genome shotgun sequence includes these proteins:
- the NPF gene encoding neuropeptide F, with protein MQSCSNSIYLFLVIFILGTGIVHGEPGPMARPTRPEIFKNQEELRKYLDHVSDFYSLNGKARYGKRGSVLSSVPEVNYVWDSMKTILENSQRSQQPKANRQFEKRKQEESGFLDEVEKSDPKKSTSRIDSPPCHVLDTVEKYYDDVQ; from the exons ATGCAATCGTGTTCGAATAGCATCTACTTGTTTCTCGTTATTTTTATTCTTGGAACTGGGATTGTTCATGGCGAACCGGGACCGATGGCCAGACCAACTCGGCCAGAAATATTTAAGAATCAGGAAGAATTAAGAAAATACCTCGATCATGTTAGTGATTTCTATTCCCTTAACGGGAAAGCGAG ATATGGAAAAAGGGGAAGTGTTCTCTCCTCTGTACCGGAAGTTAATTATGTTTGGGATTCGATGAAAACAATCCTGGAGAATTCTCAACGTTCGCAGCAACCGAAAGCAAACCGACAATTCGAAAAGAGGAAGCAAGAAGAGAGTGGATTCCTCGATGAGGTGGAAAAGTCTGACCCTAAGAAGAGCACTTCACGAATCGATTCTCCGCCTTGTCACGTATTAGACACAGTTGAAAAATACTACGACGATGTGCAATAA